The nucleotide window GGAGATCAACGACTATCAAACGCCTAACTCCTCCCTGGCTGATGGCTCCCTGGCGGCGAATTTCTACCAGACCCCCAACTTCCTGGAGGTCCAGAAGGAGGAAAAGAAGTACGACTTCACCTCCATCGCCGACGTGCATGTGGAGCCCCTGGGCGTCTACACCAAGAAGGGCTACAAGAGCCTGGACGAGTTGCCCAACGGCGCTAAAGTCATCCTCAACTCCGACCCCGCTAACTTTGCCCGTGGCCTGCGGTTGCTGGCAGACAATGGGGTGATCGGACTGGATTCGGCGGCCAAGGTCCCGGCTGACACGGACGTAACCTCCAACCCCAAGAACCTGACTTTCACCCCCATTGAGGGCTCTCTGCTGGTCACTTCCCTGCCCGACGCTGACGTTGCCGTCATCAACGGTAACTACGCCATTGACGGCGGCCTAGTCCCTTCAAAGGACGCGATCACCCTGGAGAAGGGGGATGGCTCGCCCTACGCCAACCTCCTGGTGGTGCGCACCGAGAATAAGGACGACGAGCACCTCAAGAAGCTTGCCGAGCTGCTGAACTCCGACAAGTTCCGCGAGTACATCAAAACCACCTGGACTGACGGCTCCGTCATCCCGGCGTTCTGACCGATCCGGGCTGGCTTAGTCACCCGCGTCGGCGTTGTTGAAGCATGGTTTACGACGACGCCGACGCGGGTGGTCTACACGGCGGCCACCTGCAGCAGCCAGGCCGCCCAGGCACCCAGGACCAGCGCAGGGCCCAAGGCGATGCGTGTCTTGAGGGTGGCGCGGCGAGTGACCAGTAATGCTGCAGCCAGCAGGCTTGCCAGAAAGAAGCCGACTAAGAGTCCAGTCAGAGCCGCGCTCCAGCCGAGCTGCCCCAACCACAAGCCAGTCACCCCGCAGAGCTTCACATCGCCGGGCCCCAGCCCGGTGCGCAGCAGCGCCAGCAGGAACACCGAGCCACCTAGAACCGCCGCCACCAGCACGGCCCGCAGTGGGGTGGCGGTCGCCGCTGCCAAGGAGCCGCCGCGTGCGAGGGCAACCACCGTCGTGACCGCTAACCCCAGGCCCAGCCAGGCGACCACGGCGCCCAGCAGCCGGTTAGGTAGGCGGTGGCAGACCGCGTCCACGCTGCCCGCCGCACCCAGCAGCATAAGCGTGGGCACCGCGACGACGCCGTCGCGCACCTGCCCGTGACGCCAAGACCACACAGCGGTAATGACTCCCAACACGAGTGCCAGCAGCAGCTGGGAGGCTGGACTTAGCAGCCACTGCCGCCGGATCGCTGGGGCAGCTTCCGCCACGCTGTCTGCGGCGTCGCAGCGGGCCTCCAGGCGCTCCACATAGGCGCGGGTGTATCTCAGCACCGGTCCGACTGTCAGGGCGAGGCCAGCCAAGAGCACGAGGGCTAGCGCAGCCAGCGGCAGGGAAGAGGACACCCGCAGAGCCTCTCACATGCCCGCCCTGGCGTCGGCGGCTCGTTCGAGGAGCGCGGCGGCGGGGGCATTGTCTTCCCACCGCCCTGACCTCAGGCCGCAGTGGGGGTTAGGGCAGCGTCGGCAGCCACGGGTGGATCCACTGGAAGAGCTTTGGCGCGGTCTCCACCGGGAAGGTCGCCCCATAGAGGTGATTTGCAGGCTCAACAGGATGAGGGAGACGAAGCGTCTATGGAAGGCCAGAGCCGCCACGCAGGCCTGGTTGACCGCCACGAAGCAGATTGAGGTCACCACTGCCATCGCGCACAAGCCCAACAGGTTCTTGGCGTACAGTTCGCCAGCGGCGTTGACCGCCAGCATCATCACCAGCGCCTGCGCCACGGCCAGGAGTACCGCGGTAGTGGCGGGGCGGATGGTGGAGGCCCACCAGTGTTCGCCGTGGTCGCGTTTGTCCAGCGCTGGCAGGATCAGGAATAGGGCGATCCCCCGATCCACAGGGCCAGGTTCATGAACATGGGGGTGAAGCCAGCACCGTTGTTGGCCACGCCGTGGTCGCGCACAGCGTCCACCTGGGTCACGGAGGCAGCGGTCTGGGCCACGGTTGAGCGCTGGGCCTCGTTGTAGATGGGGATCTTGTTGGCGCCGTCAGGCTGCCGGAGAGTTTGACCGACAGCATCCCGAGCACGTGAGCGGAGACCTTCTCCACGGTGACGGAGACGTCTTTGGCGGCTGCGTTGATGGCGTCCTTCATCTCTGGGGGCAAGGAGTCGACGATGTTCTGCCCGTCAGCCTTGACTGGCTGATCGCCTTGGCGGCCTGTGAGTCCTGCTTGTAGGAGATGATGAAACGGTCTGCTGACTGTACGCCGTCGGTGGCGCCTGCTTGGGGTGCGGTGGTCTGTTCGGGGGAGGTGGGGCTCGCGGTGTTGGAGCGGAAGACGCCGCTCATAACTACGACCACGGCAAGGACGGCGACGACGGCGATCACTGCGAGCGCAGCCAGCGGTCCAGCGTTGCGGCGGGTTGTCGATGTTATGGGAGGGTTTTCCGTTAGGCCTCAGGCAGGCGGGACTGGACGGTTCTCAGGGGGAGCCGGTGAGAAGCGTTGGAGTGAACAGCGCTCGTGGATGACCTAATTCTGACTGGCCTGCGGGGGAGGGGCCCCACCGGGGTGATCTCCGCGATGGTGCGGCTAGGTGTGCGCCTGGCTGCGGGGGCGCAAGCGGCAGCACCAAGGTGAACCGTCCTGGGGTTTGTGCCGTGGTTAGGGTGCAACGGGCGCTGGGTTTTGGTGGT belongs to Actinomyces trachealis and includes:
- a CDS encoding prepilin peptidase; translated protein: MSSSLPLAALALVLLAGLALTVGPVLRYTRAYVERLEARCDAADSVAEAAPAIRRQWLLSPASQLLLALVLGVITAVWSWRHGQVRDGVVAVPTLMLLGAAGSVDAVCHRLPNRLLGAVVAWLGLGLAVTTVVALARGGSLAAATATPLRAVLVAAVLGGSVFLLALLRTGLGPGDVKLCGVTGLWLGQLGWSAALTGLLVGFFLASLLAAALLVTRRATLKTRIALGPALVLGAWAAWLLQVAAV
- a CDS encoding MetQ/NlpA family ABC transporter substrate-binding protein, producing MSTQLTRRHVLTGTLAGAVALTLAACGSTSKDSGSSVKGISVKDGVATITIGATPQPHVTMLQWVKDNLAKDADLDLDIKEINDYQTPNSSLADGSLAANFYQTPNFLEVQKEEKKYDFTSIADVHVEPLGVYTKKGYKSLDELPNGAKVILNSDPANFARGLRLLADNGVIGLDSAAKVPADTDVTSNPKNLTFTPIEGSLLVTSLPDADVAVINGNYAIDGGLVPSKDAITLEKGDGSPYANLLVVRTENKDDEHLKKLAELLNSDKFREYIKTTWTDGSVIPAF